TTTGCATTACCGATTCTATAGCGGTTTTTATTGAAGTAAAAGAATCATAATGCTCTACCTTAAATTTAAAATTATGACGCTCGGCCCAAAATTCCTTAGCTATTTTTAAGGCAGCCCTATCTGCAAGGCCTTGATCGTTTAAGGCCGTCGTTACTATGGTTACGCCGTTATCCTTGCTGTCTGCCCATGGGAAGCCCAAAAGAACTGAGGCTGCAAGTAGATCTTTTTCTTTTTCGGCCTCGACGCATGAGGCGATTAAGCTTTTCATAGGCTCTGCAGCGGTTTCGCTTTTTTCGCCTGCTACCAGCATTGGAATTTTTACCCTTCCTATACAAAGTTTATTTGAAGACTCCAAAGCCTTTTTTAAAAGCTCTGCTGCATGAACTCCCGTTTCGTAACAGTCAATATGGGGGGCGGTTTTATAGCCTACAATGCCGTCACAATACCTAATCATCTCGTCAGTTACCGTAGCATGCATGTCGAGGGCTGTCGTTAAAGGAATATCGGGAAGCTTTTCACGGATAGCCTTTAAAAGGTCGCCTTCTGCAGGCCCTATGTTTTGAACCTTTAAGGAGCCGTGAAGACCTAGACAGATGCCGTCAATAGGGGCATCCAAAAGGGCCTTATCTATATAAGCTAAAAAATCTTTTTTAAGTTCGGTGTATAGATTATAATCAACCAAGCCGTTCGGCACTGCTCTTGCAACTACGGCAGGTACCGGCTCCCAGCCCCATTTTTGAATGGTCTCAATAATTCCCGTAGAAGAATAATAGGGCTTTAAACCCTTTGTTAAAACCTCTTCTCCTCTAAAAATAACAAAATCTTCAATTCCCGTAATTATAGGATTAAAGCTGTTTGACTCGTGATTTATGCATCCTACTAAAATTCGCTTCATTTTATGCTATTACCTTATTTCTTTTTTCCTTGATTTGCAACTGCATTTATTTTTGCATTAATTTTTTCTTGATCTCCAAGGTAGCGTTTACTAAGAACCTTAAAATTCTTATCGAATTCGTAAACCAATGGAACACCTGTCGGAATATTTACCGAGATTATTTCTTCGTCGCTTAAATTTTCAAAATATTTAACCAAGGCTCTGAGGGAATTACCGTGGGCAGTGATAAGAATCCTTTTTCCTTCGAGCATTTGAGGTTTTATAGTCTTTTCAAAAAAAGGAACGGCTCTGGCTATGGTATCTTTTAAACTTTCGGTTAAGGGGAGCTCTGATTTTTCAATACCCCTGTATTGTTCCTGTAAATAGGGACAGCGCTTATCTCCTTCTTCCAAAACGGGAGGGGCAATATCAAAGGAGCGGCGCCATATTTTTACCTGATCTTCTCCGTATTTTTCGGCTGTTTCCGCCTTGTTTAGGCCCTGCAAGCCCCCGTAATGCCTTTCGTTCAGCTTCCAAGTTTTTATGACAGGAAGCCATTCCCTATCCATCTCGTTTAAAATATAATTGAGGGTATGAATTGCCCGTTTTAGATAGGAAGTATAGCAAATATCGAAGTCAAAACCTTCTTTTTTTAAGTAGATACCGCCCTCTTTTGCTTCTTCTACACCTTTTTCGCTTAAATCGACATCCGTCCATCCTGTAAATAAATTAAGCTTATTCCATTCACTTTCACCATGCCTGACCAAAACCAATTTCATATAAGAACTCCTATAAAAACTTTTTTTAAGGATTATCAGATCCTTGCGGCTCTGTTCTGCAAGGAAATTTTTCATCGTATCCGCTAAAGCGGATAGCGAATTAATCTTTTCTTACTATATGAAGATAGTATCTAATATAAAGAACTGTGTCAAGAGCGCGTATTATATGTGTTTAACTTACTTATATTCTTTAACGGAAAAAGAAGAATTAGTTTCATCTATGGAAAGTTCAACCCATGAGGGGGCATTTAGAATACTTTTTACAACTAACTCTGAAAATCCACCATAGCTATACATAGGTTTTCCCGGATGATAGTGCCCGGCAAAAAAAACTTTTACTTTATTTTTTGAGAAAGTATCAATCAAAATAGCCCGTTCTTTTGGATTTAATATAACAAAGTATGGAATTCCTCCTCCATAAATTGCATAATGGGAAAATACAAATTTCGGATTCAGATCCGTCCTCATTTCTTCTACAAGATTTCTTAGCTGAGGCTCTCCCAATGTTCCATCCCCTGTATCAATAAAGTACCATGAAAACTCGTGAGTTTTAAAGCGGTAATAAGGTACATGGGGATAGATATATTTTTTCCAATGCTTCCATCCTGAGTTATGAAGGTCATGATTTCCAAGGGCTGTATATACGGGAACATCCTGTATTTTTTTTATATCTGCTACAAAAGCGGTATATAGTTTATACTCTTCTTCTTTTCCATGCTCAACAATATCTCCAACTGAAACAATAAAAGAAGGAAACTCATTTGATGCTTTTTTATTTTTTAACCAGTCAAGAAATTCTTTATCATATCGTCTTTTATTGGCACCAAAGTGAATATCCGTAAATATTACACAGGTAAATTTTTTTGAAGCAGGCAGTGCAGGAGCCAAATCTACTATTTTTGTACTTCTATCGGAAACACTATTAGATCTGTACAAAAACTCACTTAAACCATGTCCGCAAGAAAGAAAAACAAGACATACAAAAATTATATAAACAAACAGCTTTATTGTTTTTATCATTTTATACCTTCTTAGATGGAATTTTAAAAACAACCGAAATACCCATCATCACATTTGAAAGATAAGATGTAAGGGTAAACATATCCGAATATTTTACGGAAAAGAAATTATTCAGCCTAATCTCAGGCGATAAAATCCATGCCGTTTCAAGACTGAATATAGGAGTAAAAAACAAAGGATAATTATACATACTATACGAAGCTATCTTAAATGCCAGTAAAAATTTATCTTTAATAAGGCTTTCCAACTTCAGCGACAATGCTAAGGTATTATCCTTCATTAAAGGTATAATAGGCAGCTTATAAAAGTCAGTAAGCTTTAATAAATATGATATATCGAAAGAAAATAAAAATCTATCCAATTTTCCGGCAGAGAGATTAACTCCAAGCAAAAAATTATTTTCAATACAGTATCCCGTAAAAAGGTTTAAATTATATATAGCATGAACACCAAGAGAAAAGTATTTAAACCTGAGAGGGAAATATTTTCCGTATATAGTTCCGCCAATAGAATCAGATCCGGTTTTTATTCCGATCCCTGATAAAACTCCGGGAAAGTAAAAGCCATAATTCATAACGTACGAAAAAGATTCCAGCCTACCCTTTCTTGATAAATCGATTTCGGTTCCATAAGAAAACTCATGTATATTTTTAACATCGGCTTCGGAAAATAATGTAAAATTCAAAACAATAAAAATTGTAATAAAAAAAACTCTCACAATGCCTGATTTTAACATACAACAAGTAACTTTGTCAACTAAACGCATTGATAGTTAAAATTATATTAAAATACAAATAGAGGATATTTCTTTGAAATTTTAAATAAATTTAAAAGAAATATCTAAAAATTGAAGTTTTTTACGATTTTCTAAAATAAATTTATATTTTTTTTAGAAAAGTACTATTGTTTTTAGCTAAAAGCTATAATATAATGGAGGCAGGAGGAAAATTAAGTAATTTCTGAAAGCTTCCATATTTTCTATGCATGGAAAAAATATTTTTTACAAGGAGAAAATTATGGGAAAGAAGAAAAATTCTTATTACTTAAGAGATTTAGATGATTTTATTGTCGGTACCGATATGGTCAAAAGCGATACTTATGGTGCCAAATCAAGACGATCATCGCCTAGCCGGGCAATGGATCTTAATCCGATTGAGCCTAATCCAAGCAAACCGCCGGTTAAACCTAGAAAACCGGTATATGCGGATACCAATCCGATTGAGCCTAATCCAAGCAAACCGCCGGTTAAACCTAGAAAACCGGTATATGCGGATACCAATCCGATTGAGCCCAATCCAAGCAAACCGCCGGTTAAACCTAAAAAACCGGTATATGCGGATGCCAATCCGATTGAGCCCAATCCAAGTACACCGCCGGTTAAACCTAAAAAACCGGTATATGCGGATGCCAATCCGATTGAGCCCAATCCAAGCAAACCACCGGTTAAACCTAGAAAACCGGTATATGCGGATCTGAATCTAGTTGAACCTAATCCTGGTAACAGCACAAATGATGGATTAAAACCAGATAGTGGTACATTGGGATCGGGAGTCAATACGGAAGGTGATACATTGCAGAAAAATGCTGTAAAAACAAATCAGCAGCAGACTGAAGATGTTGCAGTATCTCAGAAAATAAAATCTAGAGATCTTTTGTTGAGTAAAAGAGGTCATACTGATAATGCAGCTTTGGCAGAGTTCTCGCGCACATCTCGAAAAGATATTCTTGAACTCCGTAGAAATAAACCTGCGAGTATTATTGTAGACTATGACACTCAGGGCCGAGAGGTAACTCTTGATGATTTTAATGTAGATGGTATGGATATTTCGATTAAGCGTGAGCATGACGGGTACGGAAATAAATTCGATTCGGTTCGGACTATTGAGACCGTAAAGTTAGCAAACGGGCAGGTTGTAAAGTGCAATATTCAGGACATGGTTGGAGCTAATGCAGAAAGCAAGGCCTTTGCTGATAAACATGGCGGTATGACTTTACCTGACGGTAAATATCATTTTACGGCAAAAAAACTAACAAAGCAATCAGATGGTACATATAATTCTGATTGTTTTCAAAATACATTGAGACTGCAAACTAAGGATTCAAACATTCCTAAAAATATTAGGGATGATATAAATTCCAAATACTATCTTTTTCATGCTACTGAATATAAAAAAGGTTTTATACCGAAAAACGGCGGGAATAGAATATGGATTAATCCTTGGTCTGCAGGATGTATTTCGTCCATAACAGGAGGACAGTCCACACATGATGATTTTATGAATATGCTGACAGGAATCACTCCCGAAAATATCAACATTACCATAACATCTAAACGGCATGTAGATATATAATTATTTACTAGCGACGTCTTCCGGACAGGTCTTTACGGCCTGTCCGGTTTTAAAAAATTAATTAAAAACTTTTATGAGGAGAAAAAAAATGTTTTTAAAAAGTAAGATCGGTTTATTTAAAAAAAGCTTATTTTTATGTCTTTTTTTAATCGTGGGTAGTTTTGCAATAGGGCAAAACTTTGATTTGGCAGGATTCGGATATACGGATACGGTACCATGCCCCTATTTTATCGAATTCCAAAAAGGAAACGAGATTGAAATAAGCTGGTATAATGCAAATCAGAAAAGAGTAAAAAAAATCTATACTTACAAAAAAAAGTATATAGGCCGCTTTCCCTTATTTGAATTGAATGCCGATATGCCTGAAGACCTATATGCAGGACTTAATCCCGAATCAAAAAACTATTACGGAAATAAATTTATGCTTTTAACGGGTTTGGCAAAAAAAGCTTTGGGAGAAAATAAAGACGGTATTGTAGGCCTCGGTATGCTGCCTACACGCAAGGGTAAAAAAGCTTCAGACTTTTTTTCTGATTTTCCCATGGGAGGAACAGGAGAAACACCTTATTTTTACTATGAAAATATAAGTTCTAATCTTGTCGAAAAATCAAAAGAAGGGAAAAGAGAATACAGAATAGAAAACCTATGCGACATGAGAGAAGACACTCCTTGGGTAGAAGGTGTAGACGGCTGGGGTATAGGAGAGTCCTTTGTTATAAAAACATGGAAGAGCAGTGATGATAAATACATTTTACTGATG
The DNA window shown above is from Treponema denticola and carries:
- a CDS encoding metallophosphoesterase family protein, with amino-acid sequence MIKTIKLFVYIIFVCLVFLSCGHGLSEFLYRSNSVSDRSTKIVDLAPALPASKKFTCVIFTDIHFGANKRRYDKEFLDWLKNKKASNEFPSFIVSVGDIVEHGKEEEYKLYTAFVADIKKIQDVPVYTALGNHDLHNSGWKHWKKYIYPHVPYYRFKTHEFSWYFIDTGDGTLGEPQLRNLVEEMRTDLNPKFVFSHYAIYGGGIPYFVILNPKERAILIDTFSKNKVKVFFAGHYHPGKPMYSYGGFSELVVKSILNAPSWVELSIDETNSSFSVKEYK
- a CDS encoding M81 family metallopeptidase, translating into MKRILVGCINHESNSFNPIITGIEDFVIFRGEEVLTKGLKPYYSSTGIIETIQKWGWEPVPAVVARAVPNGLVDYNLYTELKKDFLAYIDKALLDAPIDGICLGLHGSLKVQNIGPAEGDLLKAIREKLPDIPLTTALDMHATVTDEMIRYCDGIVGYKTAPHIDCYETGVHAAELLKKALESSNKLCIGRVKIPMLVAGEKSETAAEPMKSLIASCVEAEKEKDLLAASVLLGFPWADSKDNGVTIVTTALNDQGLADRAALKIAKEFWAERHNFKFKVEHYDSFTSIKTAIESVMQNKEGPVFVSDSGDNPTAGSTGDSTECFEALLKQKEALKALPTKVLYSGFFDKAAVEKCFEAGEGASLEITIGGTWDKINGKKIPCAVRVLKLVENYGVYNSRLALVEMGDIRIVLTSNHIGFGDEELLPALDVKAEDYCIVIVKLGYLEPCFQKIAKRAILAESKGCSNEVLETLDYPQTPRPIYPLDKDMDIKL
- the gpmA gene encoding 2,3-diphosphoglycerate-dependent phosphoglycerate mutase; protein product: MKLVLVRHGESEWNKLNLFTGWTDVDLSEKGVEEAKEGGIYLKKEGFDFDICYTSYLKRAIHTLNYILNEMDREWLPVIKTWKLNERHYGGLQGLNKAETAEKYGEDQVKIWRRSFDIAPPVLEEGDKRCPYLQEQYRGIEKSELPLTESLKDTIARAVPFFEKTIKPQMLEGKRILITAHGNSLRALVKYFENLSDEEIISVNIPTGVPLVYEFDKNFKVLSKRYLGDQEKINAKINAVANQGKKK
- a CDS encoding NADase-type glycan-binding domain-containing protein — encoded protein: MFLKSKIGLFKKSLFLCLFLIVGSFAIGQNFDLAGFGYTDTVPCPYFIEFQKGNEIEISWYNANQKRVKKIYTYKKKYIGRFPLFELNADMPEDLYAGLNPESKNYYGNKFMLLTGLAKKALGENKDGIVGLGMLPTRKGKKASDFFSDFPMGGTGETPYFYYENISSNLVEKSKEGKREYRIENLCDMREDTPWVEGVDGWGIGESFVIKTWKSSDDKYILLMNGYISASNPKLYDENGRIKKIMVEGVISGKKKEFTVKDTPHPQTVDISFLPEQEDVKITILDVYKGTKYEDTAIHFMILWRTEVIPYE